The Lycium barbarum isolate Lr01 chromosome 12, ASM1917538v2, whole genome shotgun sequence genome includes a region encoding these proteins:
- the LOC132621716 gene encoding E3 ubiquitin-protein ligase At3g02290-like: MGAVCCCLRDECEDFANPNSSMYRNCICLQGLVQNFLHVYASLFHRGERHVIPSSEQGAASLSSTASLDDSLSDVYRSPPRPMPYDADPRYFRLQQDGQVSRRGEKGSSRSHDETEPLQRSFDDPESLSDVNKWSQPTFEEGSKEYNKSSVEFSTAKMASGDAHIYYYSEDEDVCPTCLEEYTEENPKIMTKCSHHFHLSCIYEWMERSDSCPVCGKVMAFDEST; the protein is encoded by the exons ATGGGTGCAGTTTGTTGCTGCTTGCGAGACGAATGTGAAGATTTTGCCAACCCAAACAGCTCAATGTATAGGAACTGTATATGCCTTCAAGGTCTTGTTCAGAACTTCTTGCATGTG TATGCATCACTTTTCCATAGAGGAGAACGACATGTCATTCCTTCATCTGAACAAGGTGCAGCATCATTGAGTTCTACAGCATCTCTTGATGACTCGCTATCTGACGTGTACCGTTCTCCTCCGAGACCAATGCCTTATGATGCTGATCCAAGATATTTCCGCTTGCAACAAGATGGACAAGTCTCAAGAAGGGGGGAGAAAGGCTCAAGCCGCTCACATGATGAAACTGAACCACTACAAAGAAGTTTCGATGACCCTGAATCGTTAAGTGATGTAAATAAATGGAGTCAGCCTACATTTGAAGAAGGATCAAAAGAATACAACAAATCTTCTGTGGAATTCTCAACAGCTAAAATGGCTTCTGGAGATGCTCATATCTATTATTATTCAGAAGATGAAGATGTCTGCCCGACATGTCTTGAAG AATATACAGAGGAAAACCCAAAAATAATGACAAAATGCTCTCACCATTTCCACCTGAGTTGTATATATGAGTGGATGGAAAGAAGTGACAGCTGTCCAGTTTGTGGAAAG